From a single Maritimibacter sp. DP1N21-5 genomic region:
- the purB gene encoding adenylosuccinate lyase, whose protein sequence is MIPRYARKEMTDIWEPATKFRIWYEIEAHACDAQAELGVIPKENAEAVWKAKDVEFDVARIDEIEAVTKHDVIAFLTHLAEHVGSEEARFVHQGMTSSDVLDTCLNVQLVRAADILIADIERVLAALKTRAMEHKDTVRVGRSHGIHAEPTTMGLTFARFYAEFDRNLARMRAAREEIATGAISGAVGTFANIDPRVEEYVCEQLGLKPEPISTQVIPRDRHAMFFATLGVIASSIENVAIEIRHMQRTEVLEGAEFFSMGQKGSSAMPHKKNPVLTENLTGLARLVRMTVVPAMENVALWHERDISHSSVERGIGPDATVTLDFALNRLAGVVEKMLIFPQNMLDNMNKFPGLVMSQRVLLALTQAGVSREDAYSMVQRNALKVWEERLDFQELLLADKDVVAALGEDGIRAKFDMEYHTKHVDTIFKRVFGEV, encoded by the coding sequence ATGATCCCGCGTTACGCCCGCAAAGAGATGACCGATATCTGGGAACCCGCCACGAAGTTCCGGATCTGGTACGAGATCGAGGCACACGCCTGTGATGCACAGGCCGAGCTGGGCGTGATCCCGAAGGAAAACGCGGAAGCGGTCTGGAAGGCCAAGGATGTCGAGTTCGACGTCGCCCGGATCGACGAGATCGAGGCCGTGACGAAGCATGACGTGATCGCCTTTCTCACCCACCTTGCCGAACATGTGGGTAGCGAAGAGGCGCGCTTCGTCCATCAGGGCATGACGTCTTCGGACGTGCTCGACACCTGCCTCAACGTGCAGCTCGTGCGCGCCGCCGACATCCTGATCGCCGACATCGAGCGCGTGCTCGCAGCGCTCAAGACCCGCGCGATGGAGCACAAGGACACCGTGCGCGTGGGCCGCAGCCACGGCATCCACGCCGAGCCGACTACCATGGGACTGACCTTTGCCCGCTTCTATGCAGAGTTCGACCGCAACCTCGCGCGGATGCGGGCGGCACGTGAAGAAATCGCGACGGGGGCCATTTCCGGCGCGGTCGGCACCTTCGCCAACATCGACCCGCGCGTCGAGGAGTATGTCTGCGAACAACTCGGCCTCAAGCCCGAGCCGATTTCCACGCAGGTGATCCCGCGCGATCGCCACGCGATGTTCTTCGCGACGCTCGGCGTCATCGCCTCGTCCATCGAAAACGTCGCGATCGAGATCCGCCACATGCAGCGCACCGAGGTTCTGGAAGGCGCCGAGTTCTTCTCGATGGGTCAAAAGGGCTCGTCGGCCATGCCACACAAGAAAAATCCGGTCCTGACCGAAAACCTCACCGGGCTCGCCCGGCTCGTCCGGATGACCGTGGTGCCGGCGATGGAGAACGTTGCGCTCTGGCACGAGCGCGACATTTCGCACTCCTCCGTCGAACGCGGCATCGGCCCCGACGCGACCGTGACGCTCGACTTCGCACTGAACCGTCTGGCCGGCGTGGTCGAGAAAATGCTGATCTTCCCGCAGAACATGCTCGACAACATGAACAAGTTCCCGGGTCTCGTGATGAGCCAGCGGGTCCTGCTCGCGCTTACCCAAGCGGGTGTGAGCCGCGAGGATGCTTATTCCATGGTGCAAAGGAACGCGCTCAAGGTTTGGGAAGAGCGGCTGGATTTCCAGGAACTTCTGCTTGCCGACAAGGACGTCGTCGCGGCGCTTGGCGAAGATGGCATCCGCGCGAAATTCGACATGGAGTACCACACGAAGCACGTGGACACGATCTTCAAGCGCGTCTTCGGCGAGGTCTGA
- a CDS encoding tetratricopeptide repeat protein, producing MRGAVLAALFSLPSLALTTPGFAVGTMTDAPPTPTATTTDCAEGTVWDETLEKCVAPKESRLDDDGLYEAARELAYAGRLDTAGSVLSAMSDQSDDRVLTYRGFIARQMGDIAAAEAFYLSALAKNPGNLLARSYMGQGLVAEGRIDEAYAQLVEIRRRGGADSWPAQALDTAIRSGVTTSY from the coding sequence GTGAGGGGCGCGGTCCTCGCCGCGCTCTTTTCCTTGCCATCGCTCGCCCTGACCACGCCCGGCTTCGCCGTCGGCACGATGACCGACGCGCCCCCGACGCCCACGGCGACCACGACGGACTGTGCCGAGGGGACCGTCTGGGACGAAACCCTCGAGAAATGCGTGGCGCCCAAGGAGAGCCGGCTGGACGACGACGGGCTTTACGAAGCCGCGCGGGAGTTGGCCTATGCCGGGCGATTGGATACGGCCGGGTCGGTGCTCTCGGCCATGTCGGACCAGAGCGACGACCGGGTGCTCACCTATCGTGGCTTCATCGCGCGCCAGATGGGAGACATTGCGGCGGCCGAGGCCTTCTACCTTTCCGCTCTTGCGAAGAATCCCGGCAATCTGCTGGCCCGCTCCTACATGGGACAAGGGCTGGTCGCAGAGGGTCGCATCGACGAGGCCTATGCCCAGCTCGTCGAAATCCGGCGCCGCGGGGGCGCGGACAGTTGGCCCGCACAGGCGCTCGATACCGCGATCCGGTCCGGCGTCACGACGAGTTACTAG